The following coding sequences lie in one Populus trichocarpa isolate Nisqually-1 chromosome 14, P.trichocarpa_v4.1, whole genome shotgun sequence genomic window:
- the LOC18104776 gene encoding mitochondrial import receptor subunit TOM40-1 isoform X2, with protein sequence MSLKPEYFEGMRFDFTKGLNQKFSLSHSVMMGPMEIPSQSSEAIKIPTAHYEFGANFIDQKTMLIGRVLTDGRVNARVKCDLTDDLALKANAQLTNEPHMSHVMLNFDYKGKDYRSQLQLGNGALFGASYIQSVTPHMSLGAEVFWAGQHRKSGVGYAGRYETDKMVAAGQVASTGLMALSYVQKVSEKVSLATDFMYNYLSKDVTASVGYDYALRQARLRGKIDSNGCTSAFLEERLNMGLNFVLSAELDHKKKDYKFGFGLTVG encoded by the exons A TGTCTTTGAAGCCTGAGTATTTTGAGGGGATGCGTTTTGATTTTACCAAAGGACTGAATCAGAAATTTTCTCTCAGTCATAG TGTGATGATGGGGCCTATGGAAATTCCTTCTCAATCTTCAGAAGCCATCAAAATCCCTACTGCTCACTATGAGTTTGGTGCTAACTTTATAGACCAAAAG ACAATGCTTATCGGGAGGGTTTTGACCGATGGGAGAGTAAATGCAAGAGTGAAGTGTGATTTGACTGATGATCTTGCTTTAAAGGCTAATGCTCAG CTTACAAATGAGCCTCACATGTCCCATGTCATGTTGAACTTCGATTACAAG GGTAAAGACTACAGGAGCCAGTTGCAACTAGGAAATGGTGCCTTATTTGGTGCCAGTTACATTCAG AGTGTGACCCCTCATATGTCTTTGGGTGCTGAAGTATTTTGGGCTGGTCAGCATCGAAAATCTGGTGTTGGATATGCTGGTCGGTATGAGACGGACAAGATG GTTGCTGCAGGGCAAGTTGCTAGCACTGGATTGATGGCTTTGAGCTACGTGCAGAAGGTTTCTGAGAAG GTTTCACTAGCAACAGACTTCATGTACAATTACTTATCAAAGGATGTGACTGCTAGTGTTGGCTATGATTATGCCCTCAGACAA GCCCGTTTGAGAGGAAAGATTGATTCCAATGGATGCACATCCGCCTTCTTGGAAGAACGCTTGAATATGGGTCTCAATTTCGTTCTTTCTGCAGAG TTGgatcataagaaaaaagattacAAATTTGGATTCGGGTTGACAGTGGGCTAA
- the LOC18104776 gene encoding mitochondrial import receptor subunit TOM40-1 isoform X1 has product MAGFVAPGTTLLGNEATSEAAKKINEVHKKVDYLNLPCPIPYEELHREALMSLKPEYFEGMRFDFTKGLNQKFSLSHSVMMGPMEIPSQSSEAIKIPTAHYEFGANFIDQKTMLIGRVLTDGRVNARVKCDLTDDLALKANAQLTNEPHMSHVMLNFDYKGKDYRSQLQLGNGALFGASYIQSVTPHMSLGAEVFWAGQHRKSGVGYAGRYETDKMVAAGQVASTGLMALSYVQKVSEKVSLATDFMYNYLSKDVTASVGYDYALRQARLRGKIDSNGCTSAFLEERLNMGLNFVLSAELDHKKKDYKFGFGLTVG; this is encoded by the exons ATGGCGGGGTTCGTAGCTCCGGGTACAACGTTGTTAGGCAATGAAGCTACATCAGAAGCAGCCAAAAAGATCAATGAGGTTCACAAAAAAGTTGATTACTTGAACCTTCCTTGTCCAATCCCCTATGAAGAACTCCATCGTGAAGCACTCA TGTCTTTGAAGCCTGAGTATTTTGAGGGGATGCGTTTTGATTTTACCAAAGGACTGAATCAGAAATTTTCTCTCAGTCATAG TGTGATGATGGGGCCTATGGAAATTCCTTCTCAATCTTCAGAAGCCATCAAAATCCCTACTGCTCACTATGAGTTTGGTGCTAACTTTATAGACCAAAAG ACAATGCTTATCGGGAGGGTTTTGACCGATGGGAGAGTAAATGCAAGAGTGAAGTGTGATTTGACTGATGATCTTGCTTTAAAGGCTAATGCTCAG CTTACAAATGAGCCTCACATGTCCCATGTCATGTTGAACTTCGATTACAAG GGTAAAGACTACAGGAGCCAGTTGCAACTAGGAAATGGTGCCTTATTTGGTGCCAGTTACATTCAG AGTGTGACCCCTCATATGTCTTTGGGTGCTGAAGTATTTTGGGCTGGTCAGCATCGAAAATCTGGTGTTGGATATGCTGGTCGGTATGAGACGGACAAGATG GTTGCTGCAGGGCAAGTTGCTAGCACTGGATTGATGGCTTTGAGCTACGTGCAGAAGGTTTCTGAGAAG GTTTCACTAGCAACAGACTTCATGTACAATTACTTATCAAAGGATGTGACTGCTAGTGTTGGCTATGATTATGCCCTCAGACAA GCCCGTTTGAGAGGAAAGATTGATTCCAATGGATGCACATCCGCCTTCTTGGAAGAACGCTTGAATATGGGTCTCAATTTCGTTCTTTCTGCAGAG TTGgatcataagaaaaaagattacAAATTTGGATTCGGGTTGACAGTGGGCTAA